In Zingiber officinale cultivar Zhangliang chromosome 11B, Zo_v1.1, whole genome shotgun sequence, a single window of DNA contains:
- the LOC122034755 gene encoding nicotianamine aminotransferase 1-like → MGDDGGHASAGRWGFGANALLAGISASSIRAVLNVVMSEVREDGPLPVLPLAHGDPACFSCFRTTSVAEEAIVDAVRSGNFNSYASTQGIVPARCAIAKYLSRDLPHKLSPDDIFVTAGCAQAIEIVISALASPGANILLPRPGYPFYEARSAFSGLEARHFDLLPDKGWEIDLEAVEALADENTVAIVLVNPSNPCGNVFSHQHLAKVAETAKKLGILVIADEVYGHLTFGNVPFTPMAVFGKIVPVLTLGSISKRWVVPGWRLGWIAKCGPDGVFEQNKFDDNVRVLLNITTDPATFIQSAIPTILENTENEFFQKTVDILKKAADICYDKLKEIDCITCPHKPEGSMFVMVKLNVSHLEDIHDDTEFCSMLAKEESVIVLPGVSLGLKNWLRVTFAIEPSSLEEALGRLKSFCNRHAKQSK, encoded by the exons ATGGGAGACGACGGCGGCCATGCGTCGGCGGGGAGGTGGGGCTTCGGGGCCAACGCCCTACTAGCTGGTATTTCTGCCTCCAGCATCCGCGCCGTCCTCAACGTAGTGATGTCCGAAGTACGGGAGGATGGACCCCTCCCGGTCCTCCCCCTAGCCCATGGCGACCCCGCATGTTTTTCCTGCTTCCGCACCACCTCCGTCGCCGAGGAGGCCATCGTGGACGCCGTCCGATCCGGCAACTTCAATAGCTACGCCTCCACCCAGGGGATTGTTCCCGCAAGATG TGCTATTGCGAAGTACCTTTCCCGGGATCTTCCACACAAGTTGTCCCCGGATGACATCTTCGTCACCGCCGGCTGCGCGCAGGCAATCGAGATAGTGATCTCCGCTCTCGCCAGCCCTGGGGCGAATATACTGCTACCTAGGCCTGGGTACCCCTTTTACGAGGCTCGATCGGCATTTAGTGGCTTGGAGGCTCGTCATTTTGACCTTTTGCCGGACAAGGGCTGGGAGATTGATCTTGAAGCTGTGGAAGCCCTAGCAGACGAGAACACTGTTGCTATAGTCCTCGTCAACCCTAGTAACCCCTGTGGGAATGTTTTCTCCCATCAGCACTTGGCAAAG GTAGCCGAGACAGCAAAGAAACTTGGCATATTGGTTATAGCTGATGAAGTGTATGGTCATTTGACCTTTGGGAATGTCCCTTTCACTCCCATGGCTGTCTTTGGGAAGATTGTTCCAGTCCTTACTTTGGGGTCTATATCCAAGAGATGGGTGGTGCCTGGTTGGCGTCTTGGTTGGATTGCAAAATGCGGTCCGGATGGTGTTTTTGAACAGAATAAG TTCGATGACAATGTTAGAGTTCTGTTGAACATCACCACAGATCCAGCAACGTTTATTCAG AGCGCGATTCCTACTATCCTTGAGAATACAGAGAATGAATTCTTTCAGAAAACGGTTGATATATTGAAGAAAGCAGCAGATATATGTTATGACAAATTGAAGGAAATTGATTGCATCACATGCCCTCACAAACCAGAAGGCTCAATGTTTGTAATG GTTAAGTTGAATGTATCCCATTTGGAGGATATCCATGATGACACTGAGTTCTGTAGCATGCTTGCCAAAGAGGAGTCAGTCATAGTACTGCCTG GAGTATCACTGGGCTTGAAGAACTGGCTGCGTGTGACCTTCGCCATAGAGCCATCTTCTCTCGAAGAGGCTCTTGGAAGGCTCAAATCCTTCTGCAACAGGCATGCTAAGCAAAGCAAATGA
- the LOC122034454 gene encoding uncharacterized protein LOC122034454 isoform X1: MASPTLDGAPLFLAALLLPLRLLGLSSRLLRGGSDRVRSLGIRSVVLFAFVSIRLSAIFALSDTSPSERGALLSELEDLRLKASQLELVLEVSTRTFNSKILDLEERDKVVKEMEEKIRIMENALYELKGSNSDLLNTEVRIGALEKEIQLLFEQSAKNKDSIWSLELSNDKAKEKMEIVASEVEKIENIVTEQWIQIRQLEQAFQSTKMMAANVLKRNKQKEQNKILWPTKETVNKVVQFIRGIGRFEASEFNLLDSFFLRASFSKTDTPRAYDHFKAWILFAQNCHYELQDLIKHEMKMNEFTAEFANNFVVFYLASMMMVIPVMTAWIVFSSLFNFFKG, from the exons ATGGCTTCGCCTACGTTGGACGGCGCTCCTCTGTTCCTCGCCGCCCTCCTACTCCCGCTACGGCTCCTCGGCTTGAGCTCTCGTCTTCTACGAGGAGGATCCGACCGAGTTCGGTCGTTGGGGATCCGATCGGTGGTCCTCTTCGCCTTTGTCAGCATCCGGCTCAGCGCCATATTCGCGCTCTCCGATACCTCGCCCTCGGAAAGAGGCGCACTTCTCTCCGAGTTGGAGGACTTGAGGCTCAAGGCATCTCAGTTAG AATTAGTTCTAGAAGTGAGTACCAGAACCTTCAATTCCAAAATCCTTGACCTAGAAGAAAGGGATAAAGTTGTCAAGGAGATGGAAGAGAAGATCCGAATAATGGAGAATGCTTTATATGAATTGAAG GGTTCAAACAGTGACTTATTGAACACTGAAGTTCGAATTGGTGCTCTTGAGAAAGAg ATTCAGTTGTTATTCGAGCAGTCGGCTAAGAACAAGGATAGCATTTGGAGTTTAGAGTTATCCAATGACAAGGCAAAAGAAAAAATGGAGATCGTAGCTTCTGAAGTTGAAAAG ATTGAGAATATTGTTACAGAACAATGGATCCAAATACGCCAACTGGagcaggcatttcaatcgacaaAG ATGATGGCAGCAAATGTTCTCaaaagaaataaacaaaaagaacAGAACAAAATCCTATGGCCGACCAAGGAAACTGTGAACAAG GTCGTGCAGTTCATAAGGGGCATTGGCCGCTTTGAGGCCTCAGAATTTAATCTGCTTGATTCATTCTTTTTGAGAGCTTCTTTCTCAAAAACAGACACACCTCGAGCATATGATCATTTCAAAGCCTGGATATTGTTTGCCCAAAACTGCCATTATGAG ctcCAAGATTTAATTAAACATGAAATGAAAATGAACGAGTTCACTGCTGAGTTTGCCAATAATTTTGTTGTCTTCTATCTG GCTTCTATGATGATGGTCATTCCTGTAATGACTGCTTGGATTGTGTTCTCATCGTTATTCAACTTCTTCAAAGGATGA
- the LOC122034454 gene encoding uncharacterized protein LOC122034454 isoform X2, whose protein sequence is MASPTLDGAPLFLAALLLPLRLLGLSSRLLRGGSDRVRSLGIRSVVLFAFVSIRLSAIFALSDTSPSERGALLSELEDLRLKASQLELVLEVSTRTFNSKILDLEERDKVVKEMEEKIRIMENALYELKGSNSDLLNTEVRIGALEKESAKNKDSIWSLELSNDKAKEKMEIVASEVEKIENIVTEQWIQIRQLEQAFQSTKMMAANVLKRNKQKEQNKILWPTKETVNKVVQFIRGIGRFEASEFNLLDSFFLRASFSKTDTPRAYDHFKAWILFAQNCHYELQDLIKHEMKMNEFTAEFANNFVVFYLASMMMVIPVMTAWIVFSSLFNFFKG, encoded by the exons ATGGCTTCGCCTACGTTGGACGGCGCTCCTCTGTTCCTCGCCGCCCTCCTACTCCCGCTACGGCTCCTCGGCTTGAGCTCTCGTCTTCTACGAGGAGGATCCGACCGAGTTCGGTCGTTGGGGATCCGATCGGTGGTCCTCTTCGCCTTTGTCAGCATCCGGCTCAGCGCCATATTCGCGCTCTCCGATACCTCGCCCTCGGAAAGAGGCGCACTTCTCTCCGAGTTGGAGGACTTGAGGCTCAAGGCATCTCAGTTAG AATTAGTTCTAGAAGTGAGTACCAGAACCTTCAATTCCAAAATCCTTGACCTAGAAGAAAGGGATAAAGTTGTCAAGGAGATGGAAGAGAAGATCCGAATAATGGAGAATGCTTTATATGAATTGAAG GGTTCAAACAGTGACTTATTGAACACTGAAGTTCGAATTGGTGCTCTTGAGAAAGAg TCGGCTAAGAACAAGGATAGCATTTGGAGTTTAGAGTTATCCAATGACAAGGCAAAAGAAAAAATGGAGATCGTAGCTTCTGAAGTTGAAAAG ATTGAGAATATTGTTACAGAACAATGGATCCAAATACGCCAACTGGagcaggcatttcaatcgacaaAG ATGATGGCAGCAAATGTTCTCaaaagaaataaacaaaaagaacAGAACAAAATCCTATGGCCGACCAAGGAAACTGTGAACAAG GTCGTGCAGTTCATAAGGGGCATTGGCCGCTTTGAGGCCTCAGAATTTAATCTGCTTGATTCATTCTTTTTGAGAGCTTCTTTCTCAAAAACAGACACACCTCGAGCATATGATCATTTCAAAGCCTGGATATTGTTTGCCCAAAACTGCCATTATGAG ctcCAAGATTTAATTAAACATGAAATGAAAATGAACGAGTTCACTGCTGAGTTTGCCAATAATTTTGTTGTCTTCTATCTG GCTTCTATGATGATGGTCATTCCTGTAATGACTGCTTGGATTGTGTTCTCATCGTTATTCAACTTCTTCAAAGGATGA